In Chanodichthys erythropterus isolate Z2021 chromosome 7, ASM2448905v1, whole genome shotgun sequence, a genomic segment contains:
- the LOC137022688 gene encoding extracellular calcium-sensing receptor-like isoform X1 — protein sequence MWVILYIFLLLSCNYICVALMVSSGSCQLQGHFTLKGMFQDGDLLIGGLFEVQRFIKVFPELSFRTEPKLPHCELFYMTSFQQALTMVFAINEINNNPHLLPNITLGYQIYDNCLRLGVAFRGATALVSGTEETFSDLNCKGPPPVIGIIGDPGSTHSIAISSVLGLFRLPMISYYATCSCLSDRKKYPSFFRTIPSDAFQVRAMVQILRHFGWTWVGLLYSDNDYGIYAAQSFHQEMQRFGHCVAFSEILPYDNNPRDIQRITGVIHTSTARVVVVFSASSLLIPLMNEAMLQNMTGRQWIASEAWATSTVFNTPRFLPFLGGTLGIAIRRGEIEGLHDFLLHLRPNNDQRNIIVRIFWENMFGCSFETGDKETEGEQVKKVCTGQEDLSTTNSPYTDVSGLRASYNVYKAVYALAHALHNLMQCEEGRGPFSGNSCADTTNLKPWQLVHYLQKVNFTTGFGDHVSFDKNGDALAIYDVLNWQPSSDGSIRVHKVGVVNEGAASGMMLTLDEDAFYWNSETKKPPQSVCSESCPPGTRRATRKGHPVCCFDCLPCGDGEISNTTDAVECMLCPDEFWSNPDRNQCVPKEVEFLSYEDPLGISLTTASLLGTCFCALVMIVFAYHHNTPIVRANNSELSFLLLVSLKLCFLCVLLFIGQPQLWTCQLRHAAFGISFVLCISCILVKTMVVIAVFKSSRPEGKGAMKWFGAVQQRCTVLVLTALQVVICAVWLSTASPTPHKNNQYIRSKIVYECAIGSVAGFSMLLGYIGLLAVVSFLLAFLARNLPDNFNEAKFITFSMLIFCAVWIAFVPTYVSSPGKYAVAVEIFAILSSSFGLLVAIFAPKCYIILLHPERNTKKAIMGRETQNK from the exons ATGTGGGTAATTCTGTATATTTTCTTGTTACTGTCTTGTAACTATATCTGTGTAGCTTTGATGGTCAGTTCAGGTTCCTGTCAGCTCCAGGGACACTTTACATTGAAGGGGATGTTCCAGGATGGAGACCTTCTCATTGGTGGTCTGTTTGAGGTTCAGAGATTCATCAAAGTATTCCCTGAGCTGAGCTTCAGAACAGAGCCAAAACTACCACACTGTGAGCT CTTCTATATGACAAGCTTCCAGCAAGCACTAACAATGGTTTTTGCGATTAATGAGATTAATAACAATCCCCACCTGCTGCCAAACATCACACTTGGTTACCAGATCTACGACAACTGTTTAAGGCTTGGAGTAGCATTCCGTGGTGCCACAGCTCTGGTTAGTGGGACAGAGGAGACCTTCTCTGACCTCAATTGTAAAGGCCCACCACCAGTGATTGGAATCATAGGTGATCCAGGTTCTACTCATTCTATTGCAATTTCCAGTGTCCTGGGGCTGTTTCGTCTGCCTATG ATTAGCTACTATGCCACCTGCTCCTGTTTGAGTGACAGGAAAAAGTACCCATCTTTCTTCAGAACAATCCCTAGTGATGCCTTCCAGGTGCGGGCTATGGTTCAGATTTTGAGACATTTTGGATGGACCTGGGTTGGTCTTCTCTACAGTGATAATGACTATGGTATCTACGCTGCTCAGTCCTTCCATCAGGAAATGCAGCGGTTTGGACATTGTGTTGCTTTTTCTGAAATTCTGCCCTATGATAATAACCCCCGAGATATTCAACGTATAACAGGAGTGATTCACACCTCTACAGCTAGAGTAGTGGTTGTTTTTTCTGCTTCATCTTTACTGATACCTTTGATGAATGAAGCTATGTTGCAGAACATGACAGGCAGGCAATGGATTGCAAGTGAAGCTTGGGCCACTTCAACTGTGTTTAACACACCACGTTTCCTGCCCTTTCTGGGGGGCACACTGGGCATTGCCATCAGACGTGGGGAGATTGAGGGGCTTCATGACTTTCTGTTACATCTTCGTCCCAACAATGATCAAAGAAATATTATAGTGAGGATCTTCTGGGAGAACATGTTTGGGTGCAGTTTTGAAACTGGGGATAAAGAGACAGAAGGAGAGCAAGTGAAAAAGGTCTGTACAGGGCAGGAGGATCTGAGCACGACAAACTCACCATACACTGATGTTTCAGGGTTGAGAGCATCTTATAATGTGTATAAAGCAGTTTATGCCTTGGCACATGCACTTCATAACCTGATGCAGTGTGAAGAGGGCAGAGGACCATTCAGTGGGAACAGTTGTGCTGACACAACAAATCTGAAACCCTGGCAG CTGGTTCACTACCTACAAAAAGTGAACTTCACCACAGGATTTGGGGATCATGTGTCATTTGATAAAAATGGAGATGCTCTGGCCATCTATGATGTGTTGAACTGGCAGCCGAGCTCCGATGGGTCAATAAGGGTCCACAAGGTCGGTGTAGTAAATGAAGGGGCAGCATCAGGGATGATGCTTACACTGGATGAGGATGCATTTTACTGGAACTCTGagacaaaaaaa CCCCCACAGTCTGTGTGCAGTGAGAGCTGCCCCCCAGGAACCAGACGAGCCACGAGGAAGGGTCATCCTGTCTGCTGTTTTGACTGTCTGCCATGCGGAGATGGAGAGATTTCTAATACAACAG ATGCTGTTGAGTGCATGTTGTGTCCAGATGAGTTCTGGTCCAATCCAGATAGGAATCAATGTGTCCCCAAAGAAGTAGAGTTTCTGTCCTATGAGGATCCTCTGGGCATCTCTCTGACCACTGCATCTCTGCTTGGCACCTGCTTCTGTGCTCTTGTGATGATTGTCTTTGCCTATCACCATAACACTCCCATAGTACGAGCCAACAATTCAGAGCTTAGCTTCCTGCTTCTGGTGTCACTCAAACTGTGTTTCCTGTGTGTGCTACTGTTCATTGGTCAGCCACAGTTGTGGACGTGTCAGTTAAGACATGCTGCGTTTGGTATAAGCTTTGTCCTGTGTATCTCCTGCATCCTGGTCAAGACTATGGTGGTAATAGCTGTGTTTAAGTCATCTCGACCAGAGGGCAAAGGAGCAATGAAATGGTTTGGAGCAGTTCAACAAAGATGCACAGTTCTGGTCCTAACTGCCCTTCAAGTTGTGATATGTGCAGTCTGGCTCTCTACTGCCTCTCCAACACCCCATAAAAACAACCAGTATATCCGCTCTAAAATAGTATATGAATGTGCTATTGGCTCAGTGGCTGGTTTTTCTATGCTGCTGGGATACATTGGACTGTTGGCAGTAGTTAGTTTTCTCTTAGCCTTCCTGGCAAGAAATCTTCCAGATAATTTTAATGAAGCAAAGTTCATCACTTTCAGCATGTTGATCTTCTGTGCTGTGTGGATTGCATTTGTTCCAACATATGTGAGCTCACCAGGGAAATATGCAGTTGCTGTGGAGATTTTTGCCATTCTGTCTTCAAGTTTTGGATTACTGGTGGCCATATTTGCCCCAAAGTGCTACATCATTCTTTTGCATCCAGAGAGAAACACTAAAAAAGCAATAATGGGAAgagaaacacaaaataaatag
- the LOC137022688 gene encoding extracellular calcium-sensing receptor-like isoform X2, translating into MFQDGDLLIGGLFEVQRFIKVFPELSFRTEPKLPHCELFYMTSFQQALTMVFAINEINNNPHLLPNITLGYQIYDNCLRLGVAFRGATALVSGTEETFSDLNCKGPPPVIGIIGDPGSTHSIAISSVLGLFRLPMISYYATCSCLSDRKKYPSFFRTIPSDAFQVRAMVQILRHFGWTWVGLLYSDNDYGIYAAQSFHQEMQRFGHCVAFSEILPYDNNPRDIQRITGVIHTSTARVVVVFSASSLLIPLMNEAMLQNMTGRQWIASEAWATSTVFNTPRFLPFLGGTLGIAIRRGEIEGLHDFLLHLRPNNDQRNIIVRIFWENMFGCSFETGDKETEGEQVKKVCTGQEDLSTTNSPYTDVSGLRASYNVYKAVYALAHALHNLMQCEEGRGPFSGNSCADTTNLKPWQLVHYLQKVNFTTGFGDHVSFDKNGDALAIYDVLNWQPSSDGSIRVHKVGVVNEGAASGMMLTLDEDAFYWNSETKKSVCSESCPPGTRRATRKGHPVCCFDCLPCGDGEISNTTDAVECMLCPDEFWSNPDRNQCVPKEVEFLSYEDPLGISLTTASLLGTCFCALVMIVFAYHHNTPIVRANNSELSFLLLVSLKLCFLCVLLFIGQPQLWTCQLRHAAFGISFVLCISCILVKTMVVIAVFKSSRPEGKGAMKWFGAVQQRCTVLVLTALQVVICAVWLSTASPTPHKNNQYIRSKIVYECAIGSVAGFSMLLGYIGLLAVVSFLLAFLARNLPDNFNEAKFITFSMLIFCAVWIAFVPTYVSSPGKYAVAVEIFAILSSSFGLLVAIFAPKCYIILLHPERNTKKAIMGRETQNK; encoded by the exons ATGTTCCAGGATGGAGACCTTCTCATTGGTGGTCTGTTTGAGGTTCAGAGATTCATCAAAGTATTCCCTGAGCTGAGCTTCAGAACAGAGCCAAAACTACCACACTGTGAGCT CTTCTATATGACAAGCTTCCAGCAAGCACTAACAATGGTTTTTGCGATTAATGAGATTAATAACAATCCCCACCTGCTGCCAAACATCACACTTGGTTACCAGATCTACGACAACTGTTTAAGGCTTGGAGTAGCATTCCGTGGTGCCACAGCTCTGGTTAGTGGGACAGAGGAGACCTTCTCTGACCTCAATTGTAAAGGCCCACCACCAGTGATTGGAATCATAGGTGATCCAGGTTCTACTCATTCTATTGCAATTTCCAGTGTCCTGGGGCTGTTTCGTCTGCCTATG ATTAGCTACTATGCCACCTGCTCCTGTTTGAGTGACAGGAAAAAGTACCCATCTTTCTTCAGAACAATCCCTAGTGATGCCTTCCAGGTGCGGGCTATGGTTCAGATTTTGAGACATTTTGGATGGACCTGGGTTGGTCTTCTCTACAGTGATAATGACTATGGTATCTACGCTGCTCAGTCCTTCCATCAGGAAATGCAGCGGTTTGGACATTGTGTTGCTTTTTCTGAAATTCTGCCCTATGATAATAACCCCCGAGATATTCAACGTATAACAGGAGTGATTCACACCTCTACAGCTAGAGTAGTGGTTGTTTTTTCTGCTTCATCTTTACTGATACCTTTGATGAATGAAGCTATGTTGCAGAACATGACAGGCAGGCAATGGATTGCAAGTGAAGCTTGGGCCACTTCAACTGTGTTTAACACACCACGTTTCCTGCCCTTTCTGGGGGGCACACTGGGCATTGCCATCAGACGTGGGGAGATTGAGGGGCTTCATGACTTTCTGTTACATCTTCGTCCCAACAATGATCAAAGAAATATTATAGTGAGGATCTTCTGGGAGAACATGTTTGGGTGCAGTTTTGAAACTGGGGATAAAGAGACAGAAGGAGAGCAAGTGAAAAAGGTCTGTACAGGGCAGGAGGATCTGAGCACGACAAACTCACCATACACTGATGTTTCAGGGTTGAGAGCATCTTATAATGTGTATAAAGCAGTTTATGCCTTGGCACATGCACTTCATAACCTGATGCAGTGTGAAGAGGGCAGAGGACCATTCAGTGGGAACAGTTGTGCTGACACAACAAATCTGAAACCCTGGCAG CTGGTTCACTACCTACAAAAAGTGAACTTCACCACAGGATTTGGGGATCATGTGTCATTTGATAAAAATGGAGATGCTCTGGCCATCTATGATGTGTTGAACTGGCAGCCGAGCTCCGATGGGTCAATAAGGGTCCACAAGGTCGGTGTAGTAAATGAAGGGGCAGCATCAGGGATGATGCTTACACTGGATGAGGATGCATTTTACTGGAACTCTGagacaaaaaaa TCTGTGTGCAGTGAGAGCTGCCCCCCAGGAACCAGACGAGCCACGAGGAAGGGTCATCCTGTCTGCTGTTTTGACTGTCTGCCATGCGGAGATGGAGAGATTTCTAATACAACAG ATGCTGTTGAGTGCATGTTGTGTCCAGATGAGTTCTGGTCCAATCCAGATAGGAATCAATGTGTCCCCAAAGAAGTAGAGTTTCTGTCCTATGAGGATCCTCTGGGCATCTCTCTGACCACTGCATCTCTGCTTGGCACCTGCTTCTGTGCTCTTGTGATGATTGTCTTTGCCTATCACCATAACACTCCCATAGTACGAGCCAACAATTCAGAGCTTAGCTTCCTGCTTCTGGTGTCACTCAAACTGTGTTTCCTGTGTGTGCTACTGTTCATTGGTCAGCCACAGTTGTGGACGTGTCAGTTAAGACATGCTGCGTTTGGTATAAGCTTTGTCCTGTGTATCTCCTGCATCCTGGTCAAGACTATGGTGGTAATAGCTGTGTTTAAGTCATCTCGACCAGAGGGCAAAGGAGCAATGAAATGGTTTGGAGCAGTTCAACAAAGATGCACAGTTCTGGTCCTAACTGCCCTTCAAGTTGTGATATGTGCAGTCTGGCTCTCTACTGCCTCTCCAACACCCCATAAAAACAACCAGTATATCCGCTCTAAAATAGTATATGAATGTGCTATTGGCTCAGTGGCTGGTTTTTCTATGCTGCTGGGATACATTGGACTGTTGGCAGTAGTTAGTTTTCTCTTAGCCTTCCTGGCAAGAAATCTTCCAGATAATTTTAATGAAGCAAAGTTCATCACTTTCAGCATGTTGATCTTCTGTGCTGTGTGGATTGCATTTGTTCCAACATATGTGAGCTCACCAGGGAAATATGCAGTTGCTGTGGAGATTTTTGCCATTCTGTCTTCAAGTTTTGGATTACTGGTGGCCATATTTGCCCCAAAGTGCTACATCATTCTTTTGCATCCAGAGAGAAACACTAAAAAAGCAATAATGGGAAgagaaacacaaaataaatag